One region of Mycolicibacterium rhodesiae NBB3 genomic DNA includes:
- a CDS encoding acyl-CoA dehydrogenase family protein → MDRYELRRLDYSLSEDHEAVQSAYREFFKTHCPIETVRAAEESGFDKSLWERLCAMGATSMSLPESSGGDGATLVDLTLVAEELGRALAPVPWIDHVCAARLMARLGTVEPDVVNGKQLVALDPRQDNLAGVRLIPTGSIADHIIVRDGDDVVRLTFGTRPVKVDNIGKLPMAWVDPAAADDRAVLGSGPQALAEYQRALDEWRVLSAAALVGLVEETMTIAAEFAKSRYTLGVPISTLQGISHPLANIAITVQGGRNLARRAAWFLDNEPDERPELAPSAFVFMAEEASKAATMAVHVQGGLGVSAEAAATAYLVRARGWSLAGGDPGVTAKYVAEIVVARESR, encoded by the coding sequence ATGGACCGTTACGAACTGCGGAGGCTGGACTACAGCTTGTCCGAGGACCACGAGGCGGTGCAGTCGGCGTACCGCGAGTTCTTCAAGACGCACTGCCCGATCGAGACCGTCCGTGCCGCTGAGGAATCCGGCTTCGACAAGAGCCTCTGGGAGCGCTTGTGTGCCATGGGCGCCACGAGCATGTCACTGCCGGAGTCCAGCGGTGGTGACGGAGCGACGCTCGTCGACCTGACGCTGGTGGCCGAGGAACTCGGGCGGGCGCTCGCGCCGGTGCCGTGGATCGACCACGTCTGCGCTGCGCGGCTAATGGCACGGCTCGGCACGGTCGAGCCGGACGTCGTCAACGGAAAGCAGCTCGTCGCTCTAGATCCCCGGCAGGACAACCTTGCCGGAGTTCGCTTGATCCCCACCGGCTCGATCGCCGACCACATCATCGTGCGCGACGGCGACGACGTCGTGCGCCTGACCTTCGGGACGCGTCCGGTCAAGGTCGACAACATCGGAAAGCTGCCGATGGCGTGGGTCGACCCTGCCGCCGCCGACGATCGCGCCGTACTCGGCAGCGGCCCGCAGGCGCTGGCCGAATACCAACGGGCGCTCGATGAATGGCGCGTGCTCAGCGCTGCCGCACTGGTCGGCCTCGTCGAGGAAACGATGACCATTGCCGCCGAGTTCGCCAAGTCGCGCTACACGCTCGGCGTCCCGATCTCCACGCTGCAGGGCATTTCGCATCCACTGGCGAACATCGCGATCACCGTCCAGGGCGGACGCAACCTGGCGCGTCGGGCAGCTTGGTTCCTCGACAACGAGCCCGACGAGCGGCCGGAACTGGCCCCGTCGGCGTTCGTGTTCATGGCCGAAGAGGCGTCGAAGGCGGCGACGATGGCGGTCCACGTCCAAGGCGGGCTCGGCGTGTCGGCCGAAGCTGCCGCCACTGCATACCTGGTTCGCGCCCGCGGATGGTCGTTGGCAGGCGGCGATCCGGGCGTCACCGCCAAGTATGTCGCCGAGATCGTCGTTGCACGGGAAAGCAGATAG
- a CDS encoding amidohydrolase family protein, with amino-acid sequence MSPKAIDCLVNVHFGETEKQPEFMLKVRDDYFKGPTSLYDQVELPQLLEEMDEHGVEKAILMDNLTKPSVTARKFVDQRPDKFALAMGGVNLLRPMPSLRELSAVVRDLPVAYTAVGPSFWGDGQYPPSDAVYYPLYTKCAELGLPLCINTGLPGPPIPGEVQNPIHLDRVCVRFPELKLCMIHGADPWWDVAIRLMLKYKNLRLMTSAWSPKRLPDSLLHYMRTRGPDKVIFASDWPVLRMHRVVPEARALDLPAETLDNYLFNNANEFFFGPREEQ; translated from the coding sequence ATGAGCCCGAAGGCAATCGATTGCCTGGTCAACGTCCATTTTGGGGAGACCGAGAAGCAGCCCGAGTTCATGCTCAAGGTTCGCGACGACTACTTCAAGGGACCCACGTCGCTCTATGATCAGGTCGAGCTACCGCAGCTGCTCGAGGAGATGGACGAGCACGGGGTGGAGAAGGCCATCCTGATGGACAACCTGACGAAGCCCTCGGTGACGGCCCGCAAGTTCGTCGATCAGCGGCCCGACAAGTTCGCGCTCGCGATGGGTGGTGTCAACCTGCTGCGGCCGATGCCCTCGCTGCGTGAATTGAGTGCAGTCGTTCGCGATCTGCCGGTGGCGTATACCGCTGTGGGGCCCAGCTTTTGGGGCGACGGTCAGTACCCGCCAAGCGATGCCGTTTACTACCCGCTCTACACCAAATGCGCGGAACTCGGTCTGCCACTGTGCATCAACACCGGACTGCCGGGACCGCCGATTCCCGGTGAGGTGCAGAACCCCATTCACCTCGACCGTGTGTGCGTGCGGTTCCCAGAGCTGAAGCTCTGCATGATCCACGGGGCCGATCCGTGGTGGGATGTCGCGATCCGGCTGATGCTCAAGTACAAGAACCTGCGTTTGATGACATCGGCGTGGTCGCCGAAACGGCTGCCGGACAGCCTGCTGCACTACATGCGCACCCGCGGCCCGGACAAGGTGATCTTCGCCTCCGACTGGCCGGTGCTGCGAATGCACCGGGTGGTGCCTGAGGCCCGGGCGCTCGATCTGCCCGCCGAGACGCTCGACAACTACCTCTTCAACAACGCGAACGAATTTTTCTTCGGGCCCCGAGAGGAGCAGTGA
- a CDS encoding acyl-CoA synthetase translates to MGEWTIGAVLDAIADAVPDRLMTVCGTRRSTFSESAERTRRLANYLAGHGLGAHTERADLANWECGQDRVALLMHNDLYPDMVIGSLKARTVPVNVNYNYAPREVAELLEYLKPRAVIYHRSFGPTFADVLPPASADLLISVDDDSSVPLLPGAVDLEDALAQGDTDQEISPSPDDVMMVCTGGTTGRPKGVMWRQSDTYVVSMNGADHESVDEIHAKLGFEGQPWFAVSPLMHAAGMWTAFAGLLNGLPIVLYDKTRFDPVAVLETAERERVGMMTMVGDAYAGPLVEELRKGFYDLSSMYAIGTGGAATNPKHQQALLELLPQITLINGYGSSETGNVGFGRSQRGEQKDTFVLREGALVLSENYSRFLQPGEQEVGFVARAGRIPLGYFDDEAATRKTFPVVDGQRVVISGDRGSLADDGSLQLFGRDSLVVNTGGEKVFVEEVEEVLRACAGVVDALVVGRPSERWGQELVALVALRPGADVTPELLHDRCTSHLARFKAPKEFIIVDQVRRLGNGKPDYRWAKSTATQEASV, encoded by the coding sequence ATGGGCGAATGGACCATCGGGGCGGTGCTCGACGCGATCGCCGACGCCGTTCCCGACCGGCTCATGACCGTCTGCGGTACGCGCCGCAGCACGTTCTCCGAGTCTGCGGAGCGGACCCGCCGGCTGGCCAACTACCTGGCCGGGCACGGATTGGGCGCGCACACCGAGCGCGCCGACCTGGCGAATTGGGAATGCGGACAGGACCGTGTCGCCCTGCTGATGCACAACGACCTCTATCCCGACATGGTCATCGGTTCGCTCAAGGCCCGAACCGTTCCGGTGAACGTCAACTACAACTACGCCCCCCGCGAAGTGGCCGAGCTACTCGAGTATCTCAAGCCCCGGGCGGTCATCTACCACCGCTCATTCGGACCCACGTTCGCCGATGTCCTACCTCCCGCTTCAGCGGACCTCTTGATCTCGGTCGACGACGACAGCTCGGTACCGCTACTACCCGGAGCCGTCGATCTGGAAGACGCGCTGGCCCAGGGAGATACGGATCAAGAGATCTCCCCATCGCCTGACGACGTGATGATGGTCTGTACGGGTGGGACCACCGGGCGGCCCAAGGGCGTCATGTGGCGTCAGAGCGACACCTACGTGGTGTCCATGAACGGCGCCGACCACGAATCCGTCGACGAGATCCACGCCAAGCTCGGATTCGAAGGTCAACCGTGGTTCGCCGTGTCTCCGCTGATGCATGCGGCGGGCATGTGGACGGCCTTCGCGGGCCTACTCAACGGACTGCCGATCGTCCTCTACGACAAGACGCGTTTTGACCCGGTTGCGGTACTCGAGACGGCCGAGCGTGAGAGGGTCGGCATGATGACGATGGTCGGGGACGCCTATGCGGGGCCGCTGGTGGAGGAACTGCGCAAGGGTTTCTACGACCTGTCGTCGATGTACGCGATCGGCACCGGCGGCGCCGCGACCAATCCGAAACACCAGCAGGCACTTCTGGAGTTGCTGCCGCAGATCACGCTGATCAACGGCTATGGCTCGTCGGAGACGGGAAACGTCGGCTTCGGGCGCAGCCAGCGCGGGGAGCAGAAGGACACGTTCGTGCTCAGGGAAGGCGCGCTGGTCCTGTCGGAGAACTACAGTCGCTTCCTGCAACCGGGGGAGCAGGAGGTCGGCTTCGTGGCGCGCGCCGGGCGCATCCCGCTCGGCTATTTCGACGACGAGGCCGCCACTCGCAAGACGTTTCCCGTCGTCGACGGACAGCGGGTGGTGATCTCCGGTGACCGCGGCTCACTCGCTGATGACGGCTCGCTGCAGTTGTTCGGTCGAGATTCTTTGGTGGTCAACACCGGTGGCGAGAAGGTCTTCGTCGAAGAAGTCGAGGAAGTGTTGCGCGCCTGTGCCGGGGTCGTCGACGCGCTAGTGGTCGGGCGGCCCAGCGAGCGATGGGGACAAGAGTTGGTTGCTCTGGTGGCGCTTCGACCCGGCGCAGATGTGACGCCCGAACTGCTTCACGACCGATGCACGTCGCACCTCGCCCGGTTCAAGGCGCCGAAGGAGTTCATCATCGTCGATCAGGTCCGCCGGCTCGGAAACGGCAAACCGGACTATCGCTGGGCCAAATCCACTGCGACGCAAGAGGCGTCGGTATGA
- a CDS encoding amidohydrolase family protein has translation MTLDYMAIDVDNHYYETIDSCTRHLPKEFKRRGVQMLTEGKRTFAVMGGVVNHFIPNPTFDPIIEPGCLDLLFRGEIPDGVDPASLMKVDRLSDHPEYQNRDARVKILDKQNLETVFMLPTFACGVEEALKHDIEATMATVHAFNLWLDEDWGFDRPDHRFLSAPIISLADPDKAVKEVEFVLSRGAKNVCVRPAPVPGVVKPRSLGDPLHDPVWARLAEAGVPVIFHLSDSGYLAIAAQWGGKATFEGFGKKDPLDQVLLDDRAIHDSMASMIVHQVFTRHPKLKVASIENGSYFVYRLIKRLKKAANTAPYHFKEDPVEQLKNNVWIAPYYEDDVKLLAATIGVDKILFGSDWPHGEGLADPMTFTADIPQFPEFSYEDTRKVMRDNALELLGANVKASA, from the coding sequence ATGACCCTGGACTACATGGCCATCGACGTCGACAACCACTACTACGAGACGATCGACTCGTGCACCCGCCACCTGCCCAAGGAGTTCAAGCGCCGCGGCGTGCAGATGCTCACCGAGGGCAAACGCACCTTCGCCGTCATGGGCGGCGTGGTCAACCACTTCATCCCGAACCCGACCTTCGACCCGATCATCGAACCCGGTTGCCTCGACCTGCTTTTCCGCGGTGAGATCCCCGATGGCGTCGACCCGGCATCGTTGATGAAGGTCGACCGGCTGTCCGACCATCCCGAGTACCAGAACCGCGATGCGCGGGTGAAGATCCTCGACAAGCAGAACCTCGAAACCGTCTTCATGCTGCCGACTTTCGCGTGCGGTGTGGAGGAGGCCCTCAAGCACGACATCGAAGCGACCATGGCCACGGTGCACGCGTTCAACCTGTGGCTGGACGAGGACTGGGGCTTCGACCGTCCCGACCACCGCTTCCTGTCGGCGCCGATCATCTCGCTGGCCGATCCGGACAAGGCCGTGAAAGAGGTCGAATTCGTCCTCAGCCGCGGAGCCAAGAACGTATGTGTACGTCCCGCGCCCGTACCCGGGGTGGTCAAGCCGCGTTCGCTGGGCGACCCTTTGCACGACCCGGTGTGGGCCAGGCTCGCCGAGGCAGGCGTCCCGGTCATCTTCCATCTGTCCGACAGCGGCTATCTCGCAATCGCGGCTCAGTGGGGCGGAAAGGCCACTTTCGAGGGCTTCGGCAAGAAGGATCCGCTGGATCAGGTGCTGCTCGACGATCGCGCGATTCACGACTCGATGGCCTCGATGATCGTGCACCAGGTCTTCACCCGGCATCCGAAGCTGAAGGTGGCCAGCATCGAGAATGGCTCGTATTTCGTCTACCGCTTGATCAAGCGGCTCAAGAAAGCCGCCAACACCGCGCCGTATCACTTCAAGGAGGATCCGGTCGAGCAGCTCAAGAACAACGTGTGGATCGCCCCGTACTACGAGGACGACGTCAAGCTGCTCGCCGCCACCATCGGCGTCGACAAGATTTTGTTCGGTTCCGACTGGCCGCACGGCGAGGGGCTGGCCGATCCGATGACGTTCACCGCCGACATCCCGCAGTTCCCCGAGTTCAGCTATGAGGACACCCGGAAGGTCATGCGCGACAACGCACTAGAGCTGCTCGGCGCGAACGTGAAGGCTTCCGCCTAG
- a CDS encoding enoyl-CoA hydratase produces the protein MSVGDRVAEPVASGQDDPVLYEVLDTGVAVLTLNRPDRMNGWGGGLATTFYRRLDDAEADLDVRAIVVTGKGRAFCAGADMGDLTSISAATVDAAADTDVGKLVGARHPHFTTTMRKPVIAAINGACAGMGMTMALMCDVRFAAEGAKFTTSFARRGLIAEYGISWILPRIVGQGVALDLLLSGRVFLADEAQRLGVVKEVVAPEELLARAIAYAEDIAANCAPSSVAVIKQQVYADTMRDVFDASDDAEKLMHDSMQRPDFIEGITSFFEKRQPNFPRLKGQEP, from the coding sequence GTGAGCGTTGGAGATCGCGTCGCCGAGCCCGTTGCCTCCGGCCAGGACGACCCGGTGCTCTATGAGGTCCTCGATACCGGGGTCGCGGTCCTGACGCTCAACCGCCCCGACCGGATGAACGGTTGGGGAGGGGGCCTGGCCACCACGTTCTATCGACGCCTCGACGACGCCGAAGCCGACCTCGATGTCCGCGCGATCGTGGTGACCGGCAAGGGCCGCGCGTTCTGTGCGGGCGCGGACATGGGTGACCTCACGTCGATCAGCGCCGCCACCGTCGATGCCGCGGCGGACACCGACGTCGGAAAGCTCGTCGGCGCCCGCCATCCGCACTTCACGACGACGATGCGCAAACCCGTCATCGCAGCGATCAACGGCGCGTGCGCCGGGATGGGCATGACGATGGCCCTGATGTGCGACGTGCGGTTCGCCGCCGAGGGCGCGAAGTTCACCACGTCGTTCGCCCGCCGCGGACTGATCGCGGAATACGGCATCTCCTGGATCCTGCCGCGCATCGTCGGCCAGGGTGTCGCCCTGGACCTGCTGCTGTCCGGCCGGGTGTTCCTCGCCGACGAGGCGCAGCGACTCGGCGTGGTCAAAGAGGTGGTGGCGCCGGAAGAGCTGCTGGCGCGGGCAATCGCCTACGCCGAGGACATCGCCGCCAACTGTGCGCCCAGTTCGGTGGCGGTTATCAAACAACAGGTGTACGCAGACACCATGCGCGACGTGTTCGACGCCAGCGACGACGCCGAGAAGCTGATGCACGACTCCATGCAGCGGCCCGACTTCATCGAAGGCATCACGAGCTTCTTCGAAAAGCGCCAGCCCAACTTCCCGCGTCTGAAAGGACAGGAACCATGA
- a CDS encoding dihydrodipicolinate synthase family protein: MATAKDARDWARSNLRGIGNSLYTPFCGDDGDDIDWDAYRTLVRYCVGELGHPMLWCTSGIAEFWSLTMDERKRLLEAAIDEGRAADPDVVVQACTAATSAKDCLELTLHAQHAGADIVYIQTPMMEAHGGEGVLNFFRYVADRSDIALGMFNSPSSGYVLTPAESARIYEEIPAVCATKEGAFRPAASRLLHDLAPGLAIWECDTTVYRAGWLRAGIVGPAQLGTAGYLYETPQHPVLSEYWALVWSDQLSDAIDYAAKSGMDQFGVDMRSWFTCYPGRPDYFTHWGGAFKYAASVLGLPIGSYPHSRPPQAELPKVAKAQIDAAYRRFGLVGG, from the coding sequence GTGGCGACGGCCAAAGACGCGCGGGACTGGGCCCGGAGCAATCTGCGGGGCATCGGAAACTCCCTGTACACGCCGTTCTGCGGTGACGACGGCGACGACATCGACTGGGACGCCTACCGAACGCTGGTGCGCTACTGCGTCGGCGAGCTAGGTCACCCGATGCTCTGGTGCACCAGCGGCATCGCGGAGTTTTGGTCGTTGACGATGGACGAGCGAAAGCGGTTGCTGGAGGCTGCGATCGACGAGGGCAGGGCAGCCGACCCCGACGTGGTAGTGCAGGCCTGCACCGCGGCGACGTCGGCGAAGGACTGTCTGGAGCTGACGCTGCACGCCCAGCATGCGGGCGCCGACATCGTGTACATCCAGACACCGATGATGGAGGCGCACGGCGGTGAAGGCGTGCTGAACTTTTTCCGATACGTCGCCGACCGCAGCGATATCGCGCTCGGCATGTTCAACTCACCATCGTCGGGATATGTGCTCACACCCGCGGAGAGCGCGCGGATCTACGAAGAGATTCCCGCCGTGTGCGCCACGAAGGAAGGCGCCTTCCGGCCTGCGGCCAGCCGGCTGCTCCACGACCTGGCCCCCGGACTGGCGATCTGGGAATGCGATACGACGGTTTACCGCGCCGGGTGGCTGCGTGCCGGGATTGTCGGGCCGGCACAGTTGGGAACGGCCGGATATCTATACGAGACACCGCAGCATCCCGTGCTCTCCGAGTACTGGGCGCTGGTGTGGAGCGACCAGCTGTCCGACGCGATCGACTACGCCGCGAAGTCCGGCATGGACCAGTTCGGCGTCGACATGCGCTCGTGGTTCACGTGCTATCCCGGCCGGCCCGACTACTTCACCCACTGGGGAGGCGCGTTCAAATACGCGGCGTCCGTGCTTGGTCTGCCGATCGGGTCATACCCCCATTCACGACCGCCTCAGGCCGAGCTGCCGAAGGTGGCCAAAGCCCAGATCGACGCTGCGTATCGGCGGTTTGGTCTGGTCGGCGGGTGA
- a CDS encoding crotonase/enoyl-CoA hydratase family protein — protein MSEEILTERRGRVLVITINRPESRNAVNLAVSQGLADAVDELDEDKDLSAAVLTGAGGNFCAGMDLKAFAAGEMVAIPGRGIGFTERPPRKPLIAAVEGYALAGGTEVVLATDLVVASRSAKFGIPEVKRGLVAAGGGLLRLQKRIPYQKALELALTGESFTAEQGEAWGFVNVLTEPGEALDGAIELAERITANGPLAVATTKEILVKSADWSEDEMWKKQLEYIIPIFSSNDAKEGAIAFAEKRAPKWTGT, from the coding sequence GTGTCGGAGGAAATCCTGACGGAGCGCCGGGGGCGCGTACTCGTCATCACGATCAATCGGCCGGAATCGCGAAACGCGGTGAATCTTGCAGTCAGCCAGGGGTTGGCCGACGCGGTGGACGAACTCGACGAGGACAAGGACCTGTCGGCGGCGGTGCTCACCGGGGCCGGCGGCAATTTCTGTGCCGGCATGGACCTCAAGGCTTTCGCCGCGGGTGAGATGGTCGCGATTCCCGGTCGCGGCATCGGTTTCACCGAACGGCCTCCGAGAAAACCGTTGATCGCGGCCGTCGAGGGCTATGCGCTCGCCGGTGGCACCGAAGTCGTGCTGGCGACGGATCTGGTGGTGGCATCGCGGTCGGCGAAATTCGGCATCCCCGAGGTGAAGCGCGGTCTGGTCGCCGCGGGTGGCGGGTTGCTCCGTCTGCAGAAGCGGATTCCGTACCAGAAGGCCCTCGAATTGGCGCTCACCGGCGAGAGCTTCACCGCCGAGCAGGGTGAGGCGTGGGGATTCGTCAACGTACTCACCGAGCCCGGCGAAGCGCTCGACGGCGCAATCGAATTGGCCGAACGCATCACGGCCAACGGTCCGCTCGCCGTGGCGACCACCAAGGAGATTCTCGTCAAGTCCGCCGACTGGAGCGAAGACGAGATGTGGAAAAAGCAACTGGAGTACATCATTCCGATCTTCTCGTCGAATGACGCCAAGGAAGGTGCGATCGCGTTCGCGGAGAAGCGCGCGCCGAAGTGGACCGGAACCTGA
- a CDS encoding TetR/AcrR family transcriptional regulator — protein MARQATAEKRPRRERGSINPDDIIKGAFELAEEVGIDNLSMPLLGKHLGVGVTSIYWYFRKKDDLLNAMTDRALRQYVFATPYVEAKDWRETLRNHARSMRKTFLGNPILCDLILIRSALSPRTARLGVQEVEKAIASLTEAGLTADDAFDTYSAVSVHVRGSVVLQRLREKNRATAEGPSDIDEAMAIDSDSTPLLALVTEKGHHLGAADDNNFEFGLECILDHAGRLIDEAKSTPAKKSARKR, from the coding sequence GTGGCAAGGCAGGCGACCGCCGAAAAGCGTCCACGGCGCGAGCGCGGGTCGATCAATCCCGACGACATCATCAAGGGTGCGTTCGAACTCGCCGAAGAGGTGGGCATCGACAACCTGTCGATGCCGCTGCTCGGCAAGCACCTCGGGGTCGGGGTGACGAGCATCTACTGGTACTTCCGCAAGAAGGATGACCTGCTCAATGCGATGACCGATCGCGCACTGCGCCAGTACGTTTTCGCCACGCCGTACGTCGAGGCCAAGGACTGGCGCGAGACGCTGCGCAATCACGCTCGGTCGATGCGAAAGACGTTCCTGGGTAACCCGATTCTGTGCGACCTGATTCTCATCCGGTCGGCCTTGAGTCCACGCACCGCCCGCCTCGGCGTGCAGGAGGTGGAAAAGGCGATCGCCAGCCTGACGGAGGCCGGCCTGACGGCCGATGACGCCTTCGACACGTATTCCGCGGTGTCGGTGCACGTTCGCGGTTCGGTCGTGCTGCAACGCTTACGCGAGAAGAACCGCGCAACTGCCGAGGGGCCCAGCGACATCGACGAGGCGATGGCGATCGACAGCGATTCGACCCCGTTGCTTGCGTTGGTCACCGAGAAGGGCCATCACCTCGGCGCGGCCGACGACAACAACTTCGAGTTCGGTCTGGAGTGCATCCTCGACCACGCGGGCCGACTGATCGACGAAGCCAAGAGCACCCCGGCCAAGAAGTCCGCGCGCAAACGCTAG
- a CDS encoding thiolase family protein, translating into MSTPVIVGAARTAIGRSFKGTLVNTPPETLITTVLPEVVRRSGVDPADIDDIIFAESHYGGGDLARYAADATGLHHVPGQSVNRHCAGSLTAIGNAAAQIGSGMERVLIAGGVQSLSMTPLTNWRIPGPELKFEERWMPPTHVETPDAPAKDMSITVGWNTAQSAGISREEMDAWAARSHHRAVAAQDAGKFSDEIIPMKIQQFDGSVVDFSVDEHPRRDTTVEKLAGLKVLHPEIEGFSITAGNSSGTNDAAAGVALVASGYAEANKLPVMATVKAWGAAGVPARDCGLGAVKVIGKVLDRAGLRPSDVALWEINEAFASVPIAACREYGIDEELVNFSGSGCSLGHPIAASGARMVTTLVYELRRRGGGIGVAAMCAGGGQGGAVVVEV; encoded by the coding sequence ATGTCCACACCCGTCATCGTCGGTGCAGCCAGGACGGCAATCGGCCGTTCCTTCAAGGGGACGCTGGTCAACACCCCGCCCGAGACACTGATCACCACCGTGCTGCCCGAGGTGGTCCGCCGGTCCGGTGTGGACCCCGCCGACATCGACGACATCATCTTCGCCGAATCGCACTACGGCGGCGGAGATCTGGCGCGCTACGCCGCTGACGCGACCGGGCTGCATCACGTTCCGGGTCAGTCGGTGAACCGGCACTGCGCCGGCAGCCTGACCGCGATCGGAAACGCGGCCGCGCAGATCGGCTCGGGCATGGAGCGGGTTCTGATCGCAGGCGGTGTGCAATCGCTGTCGATGACGCCGCTGACGAACTGGCGCATCCCCGGCCCCGAGTTGAAGTTCGAGGAGCGGTGGATGCCGCCGACCCACGTCGAGACCCCCGACGCACCGGCCAAGGACATGTCGATCACCGTCGGCTGGAACACCGCGCAGTCGGCGGGTATCTCCCGCGAGGAGATGGACGCGTGGGCGGCACGGTCACATCATCGGGCTGTCGCGGCACAGGATGCGGGCAAGTTCAGTGACGAGATCATCCCGATGAAGATCCAGCAGTTCGACGGTTCGGTCGTGGACTTCAGTGTCGACGAGCATCCCCGCCGCGACACCACCGTCGAGAAGCTCGCCGGGCTCAAGGTGCTGCATCCGGAGATCGAGGGCTTCTCGATCACCGCGGGCAACAGCAGCGGCACCAACGACGCCGCCGCTGGTGTGGCGCTCGTCGCGAGTGGCTACGCCGAGGCCAACAAGCTTCCCGTCATGGCGACTGTAAAGGCTTGGGGCGCAGCGGGTGTCCCGGCCCGTGACTGCGGTCTTGGCGCGGTGAAGGTGATTGGCAAGGTGCTCGATCGCGCCGGCTTGCGGCCGTCGGACGTCGCGCTGTGGGAGATCAACGAGGCGTTCGCATCGGTGCCGATCGCGGCCTGCCGCGAGTACGGCATCGACGAGGAACTGGTGAACTTCTCCGGAAGTGGTTGCAGCCTCGGCCATCCCATTGCCGCTTCGGGTGCGCGCATGGTGACGACGTTGGTGTACGAACTTCGACGTCGTGGCGGCGGCATCGGTGTGGCTGCGATGTGCGCTGGTGGTGGCCAGGGCGGCGCGGTCGTCGTCGAAGTTTAG
- a CDS encoding enoyl-CoA hydratase/isomerase family protein, with the protein MTTTDERVLFDADREKRIATITINNPSQRNSYDAAMRETVGRYLDQVAEDDDLTVVLLRGAEGVFSTGADMNNAYGWYGDTSGSEKRAPKAKRRPSQRRRLTVDRKSFGFYHNLMGFPKVTVGEISGYALGGGFEIALMTDISVIGRNTKIGMPATRFLGPALGSLHMFFHRLGPVLARRLLLTGDIIEAGAVEHLGVFTETCDPGSVTARARYWAEKAAKMPADGVVIAKEAFRLVEQSQAYQGEEVASYLFHAYGTNLQFAPGEFNFVKTRAQHGTKEAFRLRDEHFHVPEPE; encoded by the coding sequence ATGACCACCACCGATGAGCGGGTACTGTTCGATGCCGACCGGGAGAAACGCATCGCGACGATCACGATCAACAACCCGAGTCAACGCAACTCCTATGACGCGGCGATGCGCGAGACCGTCGGACGCTACCTCGACCAGGTTGCCGAGGACGACGATCTGACAGTCGTGCTGCTGCGCGGCGCCGAGGGTGTGTTCAGCACCGGGGCCGATATGAACAACGCCTACGGCTGGTATGGCGATACTTCGGGTTCGGAAAAAAGAGCGCCCAAGGCCAAGCGTCGCCCGAGCCAACGACGTCGTCTGACGGTCGACCGCAAGTCGTTCGGCTTCTATCACAATTTGATGGGCTTCCCGAAGGTCACGGTGGGGGAGATCAGCGGGTACGCGCTCGGCGGCGGTTTCGAGATCGCGTTGATGACCGACATCTCTGTGATCGGGCGCAACACCAAGATCGGCATGCCGGCCACCCGCTTCCTCGGTCCCGCGCTGGGCAGCCTGCACATGTTCTTCCATCGCCTCGGTCCGGTGCTGGCGCGCCGGCTCCTGCTCACCGGCGACATCATCGAGGCAGGCGCGGTCGAGCACCTAGGAGTGTTCACCGAGACCTGCGACCCCGGTTCGGTCACCGCCAGGGCCAGGTACTGGGCGGAGAAGGCCGCGAAGATGCCCGCCGATGGCGTCGTCATCGCCAAGGAAGCGTTCCGCCTCGTCGAGCAGAGCCAGGCCTATCAAGGAGAAGAGGTGGCCAGCTATCTGTTCCACGCCTACGGGACAAACCTGCAGTTCGCGCCCGGTGAGTTCAACTTCGTCAAGACCCGTGCGCAGCACGGCACCAAGGAGGCGTTCCGGCTGCGCGACGAGCACTTCCACGTGCCCGAGCCGGAGTGA